The Flavobacterium piscisymbiosum genome includes a region encoding these proteins:
- a CDS encoding NADP-dependent oxidoreductase, translating to MKAVVLDQNREFTLQEVDIPQPKENEVQVKIAASGFNPVDYQMTENAMERKLLHSPILGREFSGIISAVGEKVTDFKIGDPVFCGSGSMGSNGTYAEYIAVPATIVMHLPHNISFEEGASIPSVGLTALQAINRMQANSSDSIFITGAAGGVGNMLIKLLIERGNGNLVVTAGNEKSIASLLDLGLKPNQIIDYRKDEVYETALTLNDNRHFDFAVDLVGNEISLTAAKLLKINGTYVDVTNFSTPDSREVLFSRGATILNISNYAFGLEKQFDYYKNGLNELRVLLENKSITPPTIEIVGNLDEETVLKALSILRENKTNGKKLIMQIDRL from the coding sequence ATGAAAGCAGTAGTTTTAGATCAAAATAGAGAATTTACTCTTCAGGAAGTTGATATACCGCAACCAAAAGAGAATGAAGTTCAGGTAAAAATAGCCGCATCTGGTTTTAATCCTGTCGATTACCAAATGACCGAAAATGCTATGGAACGAAAGTTATTGCATTCTCCCATATTAGGCAGGGAATTCTCAGGAATTATATCGGCTGTTGGAGAAAAAGTAACCGATTTTAAAATAGGAGATCCTGTATTTTGTGGTTCAGGAAGTATGGGATCAAATGGTACTTATGCCGAATATATTGCTGTTCCCGCAACAATTGTCATGCATTTACCTCATAATATTTCTTTTGAAGAAGGAGCTTCAATTCCATCAGTTGGATTAACAGCTTTGCAAGCTATAAATAGAATGCAAGCGAATTCATCTGATTCTATTTTTATAACCGGAGCAGCGGGCGGAGTAGGGAATATGTTAATTAAATTATTGATCGAAAGAGGAAATGGCAATCTTGTTGTCACGGCAGGAAACGAAAAAAGTATCGCTTCATTGTTAGACCTTGGCTTAAAGCCAAATCAAATTATCGATTACAGAAAAGATGAGGTTTACGAAACCGCTTTGACTTTAAACGATAACAGGCATTTTGATTTTGCAGTGGATCTGGTGGGGAATGAAATATCCCTTACAGCAGCCAAACTTTTAAAAATAAACGGAACTTATGTAGATGTTACTAATTTTTCTACGCCGGATTCCCGTGAAGTTCTTTTTAGCAGAGGTGCTACAATTCTCAATATCTCCAATTATGCTTTTGGTTTAGAAAAGCAATTTGACTATTATAAAAATGGATTGAATGAATTGAGAGTTTTACTTGAAAACAAATCAATCACGCCACCAACAATTGAAATAGTTGGGAATTTAGACGAGGAAACCGTTTTGAAAGCGCTCAGCATTCTTCGCGAAAACAAAACAAACGGAAAGAAATTAATCATGCAAATCGATCGACTATGA
- a CDS encoding PorP/SprF family type IX secretion system membrane protein — MNTTKKIFMRLFAIKPILFLSIVLLVNNTANAQLNKFEAMYYQNQYLGNPAMAGLNKGLNVNIGYQRQWDDVPGNPVMMYATVEYNPESRAAYGLNFYSDRAGLITNTRVLGTFAYHLPLDGEDRKINFGLSLGGRFLSLDKSKISGDINDPSIQNFDEGGALDGDFGISYTTRLLTVQAAVPNLNNTFFENDNGERRYVDSQIFYSAISYKIYVSSRINDFNIEPLVAYRGIRGYKDIVDIGANFSMPEYNMNISAMYHTNEVISGSFGITLDKLGIFLSYSSFIGNTGAYANDGFELGLRYKFLD; from the coding sequence ATGAATACAACTAAAAAAATATTTATGAGATTATTTGCCATTAAGCCCATCTTGTTTTTGAGCATAGTTTTATTAGTAAATAATACTGCAAATGCACAATTAAACAAATTCGAAGCCATGTATTATCAGAACCAGTATTTAGGCAATCCGGCTATGGCAGGACTCAACAAAGGCCTGAATGTAAATATTGGATATCAGCGGCAGTGGGATGATGTGCCCGGAAATCCGGTAATGATGTATGCAACAGTAGAATACAATCCGGAGAGTAGAGCGGCTTATGGTCTTAATTTTTATAGTGACAGAGCAGGTTTAATTACCAATACAAGAGTTTTGGGAACCTTTGCGTATCATTTGCCCCTTGATGGCGAGGATCGCAAAATAAATTTCGGACTTTCATTAGGAGGCAGATTTCTCTCGCTTGATAAAAGTAAAATTAGTGGCGATATAAATGATCCTTCGATTCAGAATTTTGATGAAGGGGGCGCTTTAGATGGTGATTTTGGTATCTCGTACACTACAAGATTATTAACTGTTCAGGCAGCTGTACCAAATTTAAATAATACCTTTTTCGAAAATGATAATGGAGAAAGACGTTATGTAGATAGCCAGATTTTCTATTCGGCGATAAGTTATAAAATATACGTATCAAGCCGAATAAATGATTTTAATATTGAGCCTCTTGTTGCTTATAGAGGCATTAGAGGTTATAAGGATATTGTTGATATTGGTGCAAATTTTAGTATGCCGGAATATAATATGAATATATCTGCTATGTATCATACCAATGAAGTCATTTCGGGCTCGTTTGGGATTACCTTAGATAAACTGGGTATCTTTTTATCCTATTCTAGTTTTATTGGTAATACAGGCGCTTATGCAAATGATGGTTTCGAATTGGGTTTACGCTATAAATTTTTAGATTAA
- a CDS encoding winged helix-turn-helix transcriptional regulator translates to MAKINDNGTLREANCSEELMAMRDSLDVLGGKWKLMILRFLTNRTHQVINFKKMQREIDGISAKMLSKELKELETNLLVSRTEQQTKPITVVYAITEYGKSVLPVTETLVNWGLSHREKIIDTINK, encoded by the coding sequence ATGGCAAAAATTAATGATAACGGAACGCTTCGCGAAGCCAATTGTTCAGAAGAACTTATGGCTATGCGCGACAGTCTGGATGTTTTAGGAGGAAAATGGAAACTGATGATCCTACGTTTCCTAACTAACAGAACGCATCAGGTAATCAATTTTAAAAAAATGCAACGCGAGATCGATGGCATTTCTGCCAAGATGTTAAGCAAGGAATTGAAGGAGTTAGAAACCAATTTGCTCGTTTCGAGAACAGAACAGCAAACAAAACCTATTACGGTAGTTTATGCGATTACTGAATACGGAAAATCGGTACTTCCGGTAACAGAAACATTGGTGAATTGGGGATTAAGTCACCGTGAAAAAATCATTGACACGATTAATAAATAA
- a CDS encoding cupin domain-containing protein: MKTIPRRIVTGIRNGKSIIEKDAIVSNVSEHFPGLIISDIWSTDSMPVKLEEEKVIENTAFPNTPKNGSYFRYVQIPPDKDLGIVAPEGQPHPLMHQTDTLDYIVILSGEIWLIVDEGETLLQAGDIVVQRGTNHAWSNRSELPCIQLAILLDAAK; the protein is encoded by the coding sequence ATGAAAACAATTCCAAGAAGGATCGTTACAGGAATACGCAATGGAAAATCAATAATCGAAAAGGATGCAATTGTATCGAATGTTTCAGAACATTTTCCGGGTTTGATTATATCCGATATTTGGTCGACAGATAGTATGCCCGTAAAATTAGAAGAAGAAAAAGTAATCGAAAATACCGCTTTCCCCAATACGCCCAAAAACGGAAGTTATTTTCGCTATGTTCAGATTCCGCCTGACAAGGATCTTGGGATTGTAGCGCCAGAAGGCCAGCCCCATCCTTTGATGCATCAAACCGACACATTAGATTATATCGTAATTCTTTCCGGCGAAATCTGGCTTATTGTTGATGAAGGCGAAACGTTATTGCAAGCGGGAGATATTGTCGTGCAGAGAGGAACCAATCACGCCTGGAGTAATCGATCTGAGTTGCCTTGTATTCAGTTGGCGATATTGTTGGATGCTGCTAAATAA